A region of Candidatus Acidiferrales bacterium DNA encodes the following proteins:
- a CDS encoding adenosine deaminase, protein MNPMPNLSKAIHEMPKVMLHDHLDGGLRPETVIELAKDQKYDKLPTKDPGELAEWFRRGANRGSLPLYLEGFTHTCGVMQTSEALERAAYEMMEDMKEDGVVYVETRFAPAFHTDKGLHWEEVVGSVLRGLERGKREFRVGYGLIICAMRNMNLTEEMAQLAVDFRDRGVVGFDLAGEEGGYPPKKHVEAFEYIQRQNFNITIHAGEGFGKESIWQAIQWCGAHRIGHATRLIEDIIISEGKVIKLGTLAQYVLDKRIPLEICLSSNVHTGAVKNLQEHPFGIYYEKKFRVTLNTDNRLMSATTLSKEFQIAEEVFHLSFAEMEKLTINAMKSAFQPYDERIRYIYDWIKPGFQKLREKYGL, encoded by the coding sequence CGTCCGGAAACCGTGATAGAACTGGCGAAAGATCAGAAGTATGACAAACTCCCGACGAAGGATCCGGGTGAGCTTGCCGAATGGTTTCGCCGCGGTGCAAATAGGGGGAGCCTGCCGTTGTATCTTGAGGGGTTCACTCACACGTGCGGCGTTATGCAGACTTCGGAGGCGCTTGAGCGCGCTGCTTACGAGATGATGGAGGACATGAAGGAAGACGGCGTCGTTTATGTCGAGACAAGATTTGCTCCTGCGTTCCATACGGACAAAGGATTGCACTGGGAAGAAGTGGTCGGCTCGGTGCTTCGCGGTCTTGAGCGCGGGAAGAGAGAATTCCGAGTCGGATATGGATTGATAATCTGTGCAATGAGGAACATGAACCTGACCGAAGAGATGGCACAGCTTGCGGTCGACTTCCGCGACCGCGGCGTCGTCGGGTTCGATCTCGCCGGCGAAGAGGGAGGCTATCCTCCGAAGAAGCATGTCGAAGCGTTTGAATATATTCAGCGGCAAAATTTTAATATTACAATACACGCCGGCGAAGGTTTTGGCAAGGAGTCGATCTGGCAGGCGATCCAATGGTGCGGCGCTCATCGCATCGGACATGCAACGAGGTTGATTGAAGATATAATCATATCCGAGGGGAAAGTTATAAAGCTCGGGACCCTTGCCCAATATGTTCTTGATAAAAGGATCCCGCTTGAGATCTGTCTCAGCTCGAATGTCCATACCGGCGCGGTCAAAAATCTTCAAGAACATCCGTTTGGAATTTATTACGAGAAAAAGTTCAGGGTGACATTGAACACCGACAACCGCCTTATGAGTGCAACGACTTTATCCAAAGAATTCCAAATTGCCGAAGAAGTGTTCCACCTTAGTTTTGCCGAGATGGAAAAGCTCACTATCAATGCGATGAAGAGTGCATTCCAGCCATACGACGAGAGAATAAGATACATCTATGATTGGATAAAACCGGGGTTTCAGAAATTGAGGGAGAAGTACGGACTTTAG
- a CDS encoding alpha/beta fold hydrolase: MKLYFHAVGHGHPLVILHGLFGSSDNWFTLSKFFGEKYKVYAVDQRNHGRSPHSDEFSYRIMADDINDLLIHEGIQSVYLMGHSMGGKTAMQFALMYTDKVDRLIVVDIAPKAYPRKHDAIFEALFSLDLDKYKTRSELDSALSRHISDYAVRQLLLKNVFRDDGGNFKWRIDVASLDRNYDRINEGVNDTRQFEKPALFIRGAKSSYILDSDLPKIKSLFPSAKVVSIEGAGHWVHAEAPRKFSEAVMEFLDRR, encoded by the coding sequence ATGAAACTCTATTTCCACGCAGTCGGTCATGGCCACCCGCTCGTCATTCTTCATGGCTTGTTCGGCTCAAGCGACAACTGGTTTACTCTATCAAAATTTTTCGGGGAGAAATATAAAGTCTATGCGGTAGACCAGCGTAATCATGGCCGATCGCCGCACAGCGATGAATTTAGTTATCGTATCATGGCCGACGATATCAACGATCTGCTGATCCATGAAGGCATCCAGTCAGTTTATTTAATGGGGCATTCGATGGGCGGAAAAACCGCAATGCAATTTGCTTTGATGTATACGGATAAGGTGGACAGGCTGATAGTCGTCGACATCGCACCAAAAGCTTATCCGAGAAAACATGACGCGATTTTTGAGGCGCTGTTCTCTTTGGATCTGGACAAATATAAGACGAGATCGGAGCTTGATTCTGCACTTTCCCGGCATATAAGCGATTACGCGGTCCGCCAGCTCTTGTTGAAAAATGTTTTCAGGGATGATGGCGGAAACTTTAAATGGAGAATCGATGTGGCGTCACTTGATAGAAACTACGACAGAATTAATGAGGGTGTAAACGATACACGCCAATTCGAAAAGCCCGCTCTTTTTATCCGGGGGGCGAAATCGTCTTACATTCTTGATAGTGATCTCCCGAAAATTAAATCTCTTTTTCCATCGGCAAAGGTTGTTTCAATAGAGGGCGCAGGCCATTGGGTGCATGCAGAGGCGCCGCGGAAATTTAGTGAAGCGGTGATGGAATTTTTAGATCGGCGTTAA
- a CDS encoding peroxiredoxin — protein sequence MSVEIGNKAPDFKLYDTDRKERSLSEFAGKKVVLAFYPGAFTGVCTKELCNFRDSLSKFNNVSAQVVGISVDPPFSNKAFADQNKLNFPILSDFNRQVVKTYDAYHENFAGLNGYTAAKRSVFVLDKNGIVRYKWVSDNPTVEPNYDEVLKSVESMK from the coding sequence ATGTCAGTCGAGATTGGAAATAAAGCCCCCGACTTTAAGCTTTATGATACCGATAGAAAAGAGAGGAGTCTCTCGGAATTTGCAGGGAAGAAAGTGGTGCTCGCGTTTTATCCGGGCGCCTTTACCGGAGTCTGCACAAAAGAACTATGTAACTTTCGAGATTCGTTGAGCAAATTCAACAACGTAAGCGCGCAGGTGGTTGGGATCAGCGTCGACCCGCCGTTTTCCAACAAGGCATTTGCTGACCAGAACAAATTGAATTTCCCGATCCTGTCGGATTTTAACCGGCAGGTAGTCAAAACTTATGACGCGTACCATGAAAACTTTGCCGGCCTGAACGGCTACACGGCCGCGAAGAGATCGGTGTTCGTTCTCGACAAGAATGGGATTGTAAGATACAAATGGGTTTCAGATAACCCCACTGTCGAGCCAAATTACGACGAAGTTCTTAAGTCGGTGGAATCCATGAAATGA